One Phycisphaeraceae bacterium genomic window carries:
- the sufC gene encoding Fe-S cluster assembly ATPase SufC, whose product MASTPLLEIRNLHASVEGVEILRGIDLTVNAGEVHSIMGPNGSGKSTLAAVLAGNEAYEVTEGEVLFKGQDLLEMEADERARAGVFLAFQYPVEIPGVSNTQFLKESINAVRKERGQSELDTSEFLALLREKLSLVQMNQDLLRRSVNEGFSGGEKKRYEILQMALLDPTLCVLDETDSGLDIDALRIVADGVNSLRNSERAMIVVTHYQRLLDYIVPDFVHVLAKGRVVKSGGKELALELEANGYADILSSLGEPANA is encoded by the coding sequence ATGGCTTCCACCCCCCTTCTTGAGATCCGCAACCTGCACGCGAGCGTCGAGGGCGTCGAGATCCTGCGCGGCATCGACCTGACGGTGAACGCCGGCGAGGTGCACTCGATCATGGGCCCCAACGGCTCGGGCAAGAGCACGCTGGCGGCGGTTCTGGCCGGAAACGAGGCGTACGAGGTCACCGAGGGCGAGGTCCTCTTCAAGGGCCAGGACCTGCTGGAGATGGAGGCCGACGAGCGCGCCCGCGCCGGCGTGTTCCTGGCGTTCCAGTACCCGGTCGAGATCCCGGGCGTGAGCAACACGCAGTTCCTCAAGGAGTCGATCAACGCGGTCCGCAAGGAGCGCGGGCAGAGCGAGCTGGACACGAGCGAGTTCCTGGCGCTGCTGCGCGAGAAGCTGTCTCTGGTGCAGATGAACCAGGACCTGCTGCGCCGCTCGGTGAACGAGGGCTTCTCGGGCGGCGAGAAGAAGCGCTACGAGATCCTGCAGATGGCGCTGCTCGACCCCACGCTGTGCGTGCTGGACGAGACGGACTCGGGCCTGGACATCGACGCCCTGCGCATCGTCGCCGACGGCGTGAACTCGCTGCGCAACTCGGAGCGCGCGATGATCGTGGTGACGCACTACCAGCGCCTGCTGGACTACATCGTGCCCGACTTCGTGCATGTCCTCGCGAAGGGGCGCGTGGTGAAGTCCGGGGGCAAGGAACTCGCGCTCGAACTCGAGGCCAACGGGTACGCCGACATCCTTTCTTCGCTGGGCGAGCCCGCGAACGCCTGA